The Pseudomonas solani genome segment GGAACGGGTCTTCGGCGACGCTCAGGCTGAACTCAGGGCACGTATCGAGGTGCAGGATGCGGCGGTCTGGCCGCTGGTGGCGGCCAACGGCTCCATCGGCTCGGGGGAGGCCTATATCCACGGTTACTGGACCACGCCGGACCTCACGGCGGTGATCCGCGTGTTCGTCGCCAACCTGGATGTGCTCGACGGCATGGAACGCGGCCTGGCTTTGCTGGGGAGGCCCCTGGTGCAGGGCCTGCACTGGCTCAACCGCAACACCCGGGCCGGCTCGCGGCGCAACATCGCCGCCCATTACGACCTGGGCAACGACCTGTTCGAGCAGATGCTCGACCCCACCATGATGTACTCCGCCGCGCAGTTCGCCAGCCCCGAGCAGAGCCTGGAGCAGGCCCAGTTGAACAAGCTGGAACGCATCTGCCGCAAGCTCGACCTCAAGCCCGACGACCACCTGCTGGAGATCGGCACCGGCTGGGGCAGCATGGCGCTCTACGCCGCCACCCACCACGGCTGCCGGGTGACGACCACTACCCTGTCCCGCGAGCAGTACGAGTACACCCGCCAGCGCATCGAGGAGCAGGGCCTGCAATCACGCGTCACCCTGCTGCTGCAGGACTACCGCGACCTCGACGGGCGCTTCGACAAGCTGGTCTCCATCGAGATGGTCGAGGCGGTGGGCCACCGCTTCCTGCCCGCCTATTTCAAGCAGTGCGCACGCCTGCTCAAGGACGACGGGCTGATGCTGCTGCAGGCCATCACCATGCGCGACCAGCGTTACGAGCAGGCCAAACGCAGCGTCGACTTCATCCAGCGCTACATCTTCCCCGGGGGCGCCCTGCCCTCGGTGCAGAAGATGCTGGAGGTGATCACCCGCCACAGCGACATGAACCTGCTGCACATGGAGGACTTCGGTCCCCACTACGCACGCACCCTGCGCCACTGGCACGACAACCTGCGCGCAGCGCGCGGGCGCCTGGAGCAACTGGGCTACGACGAAACCTTCTACCGGCTCTGGGAGTTCTACCTGTGCTACTGCGAGGGTGGCTTCCTGGAGCGCGCCATCGGCACCGCACAGTTGGTGCTGGCCAAGCCCGGCGCGCGCCCGCCGTCACTGCTCGGCCGCCTGGATGCCTAGGCAGCTGGCCAATGCGGTGCTGTTCCAGCTGGGCTGGTTCGCCTGCCTGTTCGCCGCCAACCAGCCGCTCCTGCTGCTGGTGGCGCCGGCGATCCTGGCGCTGCACGTCCTCTGCATCGGCTCCTGGTCGGAGGATGGCCGCCTGGTGATCGCGGTGACGCTGCTGGGCAGCCTGCTGGACTGCCTGTTGCTCAACCT includes the following:
- a CDS encoding SAM-dependent methyltransferase, translating into MKSTSLGIKPGLFGTTGLAGGLLRRLVLAQLEGLRHGQLTVLEDGEERVFGDAQAELRARIEVQDAAVWPLVAANGSIGSGEAYIHGYWTTPDLTAVIRVFVANLDVLDGMERGLALLGRPLVQGLHWLNRNTRAGSRRNIAAHYDLGNDLFEQMLDPTMMYSAAQFASPEQSLEQAQLNKLERICRKLDLKPDDHLLEIGTGWGSMALYAATHHGCRVTTTTLSREQYEYTRQRIEEQGLQSRVTLLLQDYRDLDGRFDKLVSIEMVEAVGHRFLPAYFKQCARLLKDDGLMLLQAITMRDQRYEQAKRSVDFIQRYIFPGGALPSVQKMLEVITRHSDMNLLHMEDFGPHYARTLRHWHDNLRAARGRLEQLGYDETFYRLWEFYLCYCEGGFLERAIGTAQLVLAKPGARPPSLLGRLDA